CCGCGTCGCGAGCGCGTCGAGCAGCACGAGCCCGCGACCGCTCTCGTCGTCGGGCCCGGCCTCCCGTACGACGAGCCAGACGTACGGTTCCGGGTCCGTGACGGCGATGCGGGTACGGCCGTCGGTGTGGGTCACTGTCAGGGTCACCGGGGTGCCCTCGCCCAGGTGCTTGATCACGTTGGTCAGCAACTCGCTGACACAGAGCTGGACTTCGGGACACGGGACGCCGAGGTGTTCGCGTACGGCACGGCGGGCCTCCGGCACGATGTGGGGGGCGGCGAGGAGTTCGAGGACGAGCGGAGTCACCGGGCGGCCGCCTTGCGGAGGGCGGCGGTGAGGGCGCGTGCGGTGTCGAGGTTGCAGTTGCCGAGTTCGACGAGTGGGGGGCCGTAGGTCTGGACGACGGAGGCCAGGTCGAGGCCGAGGGAGGGGAGGGTGATCCCGTGTGCCTTCAACGCGGCCTGGAGTTCGGCCACTTCGGTGTTGGCCTCGTGGGTATAGGGGCTGCTCATTGCCGTACGCCTCTCTCTGTGACGAATTGCTCACACAGTGGCGTGGAATCTCGTACCGTGACAGTGGTTTGGGTTGCACCCGGGAACTGGCAAAAGGCGGTGGTGAGTTGTGCCCCCTCGTAAGGACACCGACGCGTCGGCGAATGTGCCGTCCTTCTATGGCGCGGAGTTGCGCTTCAAGAGGGAACAGGCGGGCCTGACGCTCGAACAGTTGGCGGAGGGAAGCTTTCGGGGTATCCCGTTCCTGAGCCTCATCGAGCGGGGTGAGCGGCGCATGCCGTTGGATCTCGCGAAGCACGTCGACAAGAAACTCGGCACGGACGGCTTTTTCGAGCGGCGTTGTGAAGATGCCCGGAAGGCGAAGCGGTCGGGGCATGCGGAGTACTTCGCGGATGTCGCGGAGATGGAGGAGCACGCGGAGTCGATTGAGGACTGGGCCCCGGCGCTGCTTCCAGGGTTGTTGCAGACGGA
The nucleotide sequence above comes from Streptomyces sp. N50. Encoded proteins:
- a CDS encoding ATP-binding protein, which produces MTPLVLELLAAPHIVPEARRAVREHLGVPCPEVQLCVSELLTNVIKHLGEGTPVTLTVTHTDGRTRIAVTDPEPYVWLVVREAGPDDESGRGLVLLDALATRWGVEQGPEGKTVWCELPPPEPDFTPDTDSAPLPHPTPLNSSRQ